Proteins co-encoded in one Bacillus infantis NRRL B-14911 genomic window:
- a CDS encoding MFS transporter, producing the protein MNQEQAAKRNLMIMWFANFFVAASMTMVLPFISLYIETFGDFSEEYVQQWSGWTFAITFVTAFLFSPIWGRIGDKYGRKKILLISGFGMAVSIFMMGYVTSVWQLFMLRLFMGMFTGFISLSQAFISTQTPQRIAGRVLGTLQTGSITGSLLGPMLGGVLADSLGYATTFQWTSISIFISAVLVIFTKEFKVDLKKGSKTSYSSKEVIKHIAANPVLLTVLFISMLIQIAHFSIQPILSLYVNELHGHENIAFFSGIAFSAAGLGNLLMARKWGKIGDQSGYLKVLVFLLFMAAIVYLPGAFVTNIWQLVVIRFLLGIAIGGIIPVRIAYIRQEAPVSMQGEVLGYNTSLRFLGNIIGPVLGGFLSGYFGFSSVFYVTSFLLLISGVLLIAAMNRNPELANNH; encoded by the coding sequence ATGAATCAGGAACAGGCAGCAAAGAGAAATTTAATGATTATGTGGTTTGCCAACTTTTTTGTGGCAGCCAGCATGACAATGGTTTTGCCATTTATCTCTTTATATATAGAAACCTTCGGGGACTTTTCAGAGGAATATGTCCAGCAATGGTCAGGATGGACATTTGCAATCACTTTTGTGACTGCTTTTCTCTTTTCGCCGATTTGGGGAAGGATCGGGGATAAATACGGGCGAAAAAAAATCCTGCTTATCTCCGGTTTTGGCATGGCTGTCTCTATCTTTATGATGGGATATGTCACCAGTGTATGGCAGCTTTTCATGCTTCGATTGTTTATGGGGATGTTTACAGGCTTTATTTCCCTTTCCCAGGCGTTCATTTCTACCCAGACGCCGCAGCGGATTGCAGGAAGGGTCCTCGGCACCCTGCAGACAGGAAGCATTACCGGATCGCTGCTAGGCCCGATGCTCGGTGGGGTCCTTGCTGACTCGCTCGGATACGCGACAACCTTTCAGTGGACCTCGATTTCCATTTTTATCTCAGCAGTTCTCGTTATTTTTACGAAGGAATTCAAGGTTGACCTCAAAAAGGGTTCGAAAACGAGCTATTCCAGCAAAGAGGTCATCAAGCATATAGCGGCAAATCCGGTCCTTTTGACTGTACTCTTTATCAGCATGCTCATTCAGATTGCGCACTTCAGCATCCAGCCGATACTATCATTGTATGTGAATGAGCTTCACGGCCATGAGAACATTGCTTTCTTCTCGGGAATTGCCTTCTCAGCCGCTGGTCTTGGAAACCTGCTCATGGCAAGAAAATGGGGGAAGATCGGTGATCAGTCCGGGTATCTGAAAGTGCTGGTATTTCTGCTGTTCATGGCGGCTATCGTTTATCTGCCAGGAGCCTTTGTAACGAATATCTGGCAGCTCGTGGTCATCCGGTTCCTCCTGGGCATTGCCATTGGCGGAATCATCCCTGTCAGGATTGCCTATATACGCCAGGAAGCACCTGTCAGCATGCAGGGGGAGGTGCTGGGATATAATACAAGCCTCCGCTTTCTCGGGAATATTATCGGGCCGGTTCTTGGCGGCTTCCTTTCCGGATATTTCGGGTTTTCGTCTGTCTTTTATGTCACAAGCTTTTTATTGCTGATAAGCGGCGTGCTTCTCATAGCAGCGATGAACCGGAACCCTGAATTAGCGAACAACCATTAG